From Leptospira venezuelensis, a single genomic window includes:
- a CDS encoding succinate dehydrogenase cytochrome b subunit, whose product MDFQAGYLRSSIGRKTIVAITGIILFGFVFVHMLGNLQIFQEPDKINTYAEFLHKLGGLLWLARGILLLAFVLHVYYALKLSLENKKARPVGYVKESTIQATLSSRYMALTGSVLLAFVIYHLLHFTLGKIQPENFALRETIGDTQRHDVYSMVVLGFKNVYVSISYIVAMTLLAFHLRHGVTSVFQTLGFNTSFWAPKTNAFAILYALTIFIGNVSMPVAILLNFVKVPGAQ is encoded by the coding sequence ATGGATTTTCAAGCTGGATATCTAAGGTCGTCCATCGGTAGAAAGACTATCGTTGCGATTACCGGAATCATTCTCTTTGGCTTTGTATTTGTACATATGCTGGGGAACCTCCAGATCTTCCAAGAGCCGGATAAGATTAACACTTACGCTGAGTTCTTACACAAATTAGGCGGACTATTATGGTTAGCCCGCGGAATTCTTTTGTTAGCATTCGTATTACACGTTTACTACGCTCTGAAACTGTCCCTTGAAAACAAGAAGGCAAGACCGGTTGGCTACGTAAAAGAAAGTACGATCCAAGCTACATTGTCTTCTCGTTATATGGCCTTAACTGGTTCCGTATTATTAGCTTTCGTAATATACCATTTGCTTCATTTTACTTTAGGTAAGATTCAGCCGGAAAACTTTGCACTCCGAGAGACCATCGGGGATACTCAAAGACATGACGTCTATTCCATGGTAGTTTTAGGATTTAAGAATGTTTATGTTTCTATTTCCTATATAGTAGCGATGACCTTGCTTGCGTTTCACCTTCGTCATGGAGTTACGAGTGTCTTCCAAACTCTTGGATTTAACACTAGCTTCTGGGCGCCTAAGACGAACGCATTTGCGATCCTCTACGCTTTGACCATCTTCATCGGCAATGTTTCCATGCCGGTTGCCATTCTTCTCAACTTCGTGAAAG